The DNA sequence TTCCTGTTTTTATATTATTTAAATTTACACTTGTTTCTCCTGAATTTATTGAATATCCTAAATTAGCTTTAACATATGGTGTTACTCCTGTAAAATTTCTAAAATTATATCTTGCAGTAAGGTATATAGGAATACTATCCAAACTGTCCGAATCGTAGCTGTAATCAATATTTTCAGAGTATACTCTTCTATTTCCTGGTTGATCCATGTCACTTTTTCTATATTCTAATCCTGCCCCTATTTGTAAGTTTGTTAATATTTCCCTTCTGTACTCAACACCAAAATGAAAACCACTTTCTACAAATTTATCCAAATCATATTCAGAATATATGTCTTTATCAAAATTAGTAGAACTTGACAAGTCATATCCGCCTCTTACTTCAATTACATTATGCCCTGCGAATGCTAATGAACCGATTAATCCAACAATAAGTAATTTTTTTTTCATGTTTCCTCC is a window from the Sebaldella sp. S0638 genome containing:
- a CDS encoding outer membrane beta-barrel protein yields the protein MKKKLLIVGLIGSLAFAGHNVIEVRGGYDLSSSTNFDKDIYSEYDLDKFVESGFHFGVEYRREILTNLQIGAGLEYRKSDMDQPGNRRVYSENIDYSYDSDSLDSIPIYLTARYNFRNFTGVTPYVKANLGYSINSGETSVNLNNIKTGKLVEEYNSKMKNKIYYGLGVGIEYKNFLVDLTYDITQSEAEEKIYNYEDKESFSHDYNFDIQKLTLSFGYQFTFYKKKII